From a single Anaerolineaceae bacterium oral taxon 439 genomic region:
- a CDS encoding D-xylose ABC transporter ATP-binding protein (with RbsBCD acts to import ribose into the cell; RbsA contains 2 ATP-binding domain), whose amino-acid sequence MNEEYVLQLQHIRKEYPGVIALKDVSIEVKPGEILGLIGENGAGKSTLIKCCSGAVIPTSGKILVNGKEFTSMTPQLAAENGIAIIYQEFNNVKGLSAAENLFLGNPIRNGIVVDQKAMEKKAKEVFAQLNININPKTLVGDLTVGYQQMVEIAKAIKQDAKVLIMDEPSAPLTSAEVESMFKICRLLQSKGVSIIYISHRLEEIFELTGRIVVLRDGNYITTLETAKSNVNELIRHMVGRDLTESFPPRKDCIEKDQVILELRNLNGNGDQNISLKLRKGEILGLGGLVGAGRTELAQMIFGCAAVESGKIFFHGKEILPKTPREAIDLGIALVPEDRKRHGALLEMCVKNNINMPIYPRISKFSVIDSKTEKKTAEKYKDDLRIKTPTLDQQVKNLSGGNQQKVILGKWLAANSELIIFDEPTRGIDVGAKFEIYKLMNDLVESGKTILLISSELEELMGMSDRIVVLSQGKITGELQKEEFDQDAIMKLAFSVKEEVE is encoded by the coding sequence ATGAATGAAGAATACGTTTTACAATTACAACATATCCGCAAAGAATATCCGGGCGTCATAGCGTTAAAAGACGTTTCAATCGAAGTAAAGCCGGGAGAAATTTTAGGATTAATCGGTGAGAACGGCGCCGGTAAATCGACCTTGATCAAATGCTGTTCAGGCGCGGTTATTCCGACTTCCGGAAAAATCCTTGTGAACGGGAAGGAATTTACCAGCATGACGCCGCAGTTAGCGGCGGAAAACGGGATCGCAATTATTTACCAGGAATTCAACAATGTCAAAGGACTGTCCGCAGCTGAAAACCTTTTTCTCGGAAATCCGATTCGGAACGGGATCGTCGTTGACCAAAAAGCAATGGAGAAAAAAGCGAAAGAAGTCTTTGCGCAGCTGAACATCAATATCAATCCCAAAACGCTCGTCGGGGATCTTACCGTCGGATATCAGCAGATGGTAGAAATTGCCAAAGCAATTAAGCAGGACGCCAAAGTTTTAATCATGGACGAGCCTTCGGCCCCGTTAACGAGCGCTGAGGTGGAAAGCATGTTTAAAATCTGCCGCCTCCTGCAATCGAAAGGCGTATCGATTATCTACATCTCGCACCGGCTCGAGGAAATTTTCGAACTGACGGGTCGGATCGTCGTTCTTCGCGACGGGAATTATATTACGACGCTTGAGACAGCCAAATCCAACGTGAACGAATTGATTCGTCACATGGTCGGGCGTGACCTGACAGAGTCGTTTCCGCCGCGCAAAGATTGTATCGAAAAAGATCAGGTCATCCTGGAACTCCGGAACCTTAACGGAAACGGCGATCAAAATATCAGCCTGAAACTTCGTAAAGGGGAAATCCTCGGACTGGGCGGATTGGTAGGAGCCGGACGAACGGAGTTAGCGCAAATGATTTTCGGCTGCGCCGCGGTCGAATCGGGAAAAATCTTTTTTCATGGTAAAGAAATCCTGCCCAAAACGCCGCGGGAGGCGATCGATTTGGGGATCGCGCTCGTACCGGAAGATCGGAAACGGCATGGCGCACTATTGGAAATGTGCGTGAAAAATAATATCAACATGCCGATTTATCCGCGGATTTCAAAATTTTCGGTAATCGATTCAAAGACGGAAAAGAAAACCGCGGAAAAGTATAAAGATGACTTGCGAATCAAAACGCCGACGTTGGACCAGCAGGTCAAAAACCTCAGCGGAGGAAATCAACAGAAAGTCATCTTAGGAAAATGGCTGGCCGCGAACTCCGAATTGATTATTTTCGACGAACCGACGCGCGGGATCGACGTCGGCGCGAAATTCGAAATATACAAGTTAATGAATGATCTTGTCGAGAGCGGGAAAACGATCCTTCTGATTTCTTCCGAGCTGGAAGAACTGATGGGAATGTCCGACCGGATCGTCGTCCTTTCGCAGGGAAAAATAACCGGAGAACTCCAAAAAGAAGAATTTGACCAAGACGCGATTATGAAACTGGCGTTTTCGGTGAAGGAGGAAGTCGAATGA
- the rbsC gene encoding ribose ABC transporter permease (functions to transport ribose at high affinity; forms a complex with RbsA2C2B) yields MKSTVMNTIKSKAIWFVLAFLFIGFTIANPRFISTKNLFTIARQVSMYGIAAVGMTFVILIAGIDLSAGSVITLVNIVCAYLMVKAGFGMATAVILSVLMATLIGVLNGFFVSTIGIPAIIATFASQIIFEGAAYLISGGIPIYGFDERFKVIGQGFIGPVPVPVIIMIICFGIGSFILNKSYFGRNFYAVGGNEEAAKLSGIQVGRIKYMIYSLSGFFAGLAGIVMLSRTNSAQPTAGSGYEFDVITCVVLGGVSVAGGHGFMSNVVAGVMIIGCLTNGMILMNVSSYTQMIIKGLVLLFAVGFDCLQKRKTHY; encoded by the coding sequence ATGAAATCAACTGTAATGAATACGATCAAAAGTAAAGCGATCTGGTTTGTCTTAGCTTTCCTTTTTATCGGCTTTACGATCGCGAATCCGAGATTCATCTCAACAAAAAACTTGTTCACAATCGCGCGCCAAGTATCTATGTACGGGATCGCTGCCGTCGGGATGACTTTCGTTATTCTAATTGCGGGAATCGACCTCTCGGCCGGATCCGTAATTACGCTGGTCAACATTGTTTGCGCTTATTTAATGGTTAAAGCCGGGTTTGGCATGGCGACCGCGGTTATTTTGTCCGTCCTGATGGCGACGCTGATCGGCGTTTTAAACGGTTTTTTCGTCTCGACGATTGGAATCCCGGCAATTATCGCGACCTTCGCGTCGCAAATTATCTTCGAGGGCGCGGCTTATCTGATCAGCGGCGGTATTCCGATTTACGGTTTCGACGAACGGTTCAAGGTCATCGGACAAGGTTTTATCGGTCCGGTCCCGGTGCCGGTTATCATCATGATCATTTGCTTTGGGATTGGTTCCTTTATCTTAAATAAGTCATATTTCGGCCGGAATTTTTACGCGGTCGGCGGAAACGAGGAAGCGGCCAAATTATCCGGGATCCAGGTCGGAAGAATTAAATATATGATTTATTCGCTGTCTGGATTTTTCGCCGGATTGGCCGGAATCGTTATGCTGTCCAGAACGAATTCCGCTCAGCCGACGGCGGGAAGCGGTTATGAATTCGACGTGATTACCTGCGTCGTTCTTGGCGGCGTTTCGGTCGCGGGCGGTCATGGCTTCATGTCGAACGTCGTCGCCGGAGTCATGATTATCGGATGCCTTACGAACGGTATGATCCTGATGAATGTGAGCAGCTATACGCAAATGATCATTAAAGGTCTCGTTCTGCTTTTCGCGGTCGGATTTGACTGTCTCCAAAAAAGAAAAACACACTACTAA
- a CDS encoding lipase, which translates to MANYITMKNICKNYIGVQALKNVDFSLEKGEIHCLVGGNGSGKSTLIKVLSGVNRPEPGGEIVIDGKSFASLSVQESIQQGIRVIYQDLALFPNLSIQENIAFQLYGETKSPIVDWRAVEKRAKAAMEIIGLKMDPDRLVGSLSIAEQQLVEITRALVGELKLLILDEPTASLTRKEVNALFAAIRRLQARGVTTMFVSHKMNEIFEIAERVTVIRDGEIIGAYPPSELDDDKLVYLMTGKTFKTEAPDPVDPNAALILETKNLTKANDFEDVSIQLRKGEILGITGLLGSGRTELALSIFGMNPPDSGEIWIDGKKTEIRTNVQAQKLHIAYVPEDRLSQGVILDQPILENLTVTVFEQFLDRFGLMNLTKRRSESEKMVRDLLMKISSLDAPMRTLSGGNQQKGVLAKWLATRPRLLILDEPTVGIDVYAKNSIYELIKRLAKEGMGIILISDEILEVLSNCHRVLVMENGKIVHELTPDENSASELLEKFNLA; encoded by the coding sequence GTGGCAAATTACATCACAATGAAGAATATCTGCAAAAATTATATCGGCGTCCAGGCTTTGAAGAATGTGGATTTCTCCCTCGAAAAAGGCGAGATTCATTGTCTTGTCGGCGGCAACGGTTCCGGAAAATCAACGCTGATTAAGGTCCTGTCCGGCGTGAATCGGCCGGAACCGGGCGGCGAGATTGTCATCGACGGAAAGTCGTTCGCGTCGTTGAGCGTTCAGGAGTCGATTCAGCAGGGGATCCGCGTTATTTATCAGGATCTCGCTTTATTTCCGAATTTATCGATTCAGGAGAATATCGCTTTTCAGCTTTACGGCGAAACGAAATCGCCGATTGTCGATTGGCGCGCGGTCGAAAAACGGGCGAAAGCCGCGATGGAGATTATCGGGCTGAAAATGGATCCGGATCGGCTCGTCGGGTCGCTTTCCATCGCGGAACAGCAGCTCGTCGAAATTACGCGGGCGCTGGTCGGGGAGTTGAAGCTGCTGATCCTGGACGAGCCGACGGCGTCGTTGACGCGGAAGGAGGTTAACGCGCTGTTTGCGGCGATTCGCCGGCTTCAGGCTCGCGGCGTGACGACGATGTTCGTGAGTCATAAGATGAACGAGATTTTTGAAATCGCCGAACGCGTGACCGTGATCCGCGACGGCGAGATCATCGGCGCGTATCCCCCGTCTGAACTCGACGACGACAAGCTTGTGTACCTGATGACCGGGAAGACGTTCAAGACGGAGGCGCCGGACCCGGTCGACCCGAACGCCGCCCTGATTCTGGAGACGAAGAACCTGACGAAGGCGAACGACTTCGAAGACGTTTCGATCCAGCTCCGTAAAGGCGAAATCCTCGGGATCACCGGCCTTCTCGGCTCGGGGCGGACCGAGCTCGCGCTTTCGATTTTCGGAATGAATCCGCCGGACTCCGGCGAAATCTGGATCGACGGTAAAAAGACAGAGATCCGAACGAACGTTCAGGCGCAGAAGCTTCATATCGCGTATGTCCCCGAGGATCGTCTTTCTCAGGGCGTTATTCTCGATCAGCCGATTCTTGAGAATCTGACGGTTACGGTTTTCGAACAGTTCCTCGATCGATTCGGGCTGATGAACCTGACGAAGCGGCGGTCCGAGTCGGAAAAAATGGTCAGGGATTTATTGATGAAGATATCTTCGCTGGATGCGCCGATGCGAACGTTATCCGGCGGGAACCAGCAGAAAGGCGTTCTGGCGAAATGGCTGGCGACGCGGCCGCGGCTCCTGATCCTGGACGAGCCGACGGTCGGGATCGACGTTTACGCGAAGAACAGTATTTATGAGCTGATCAAGCGTCTGGCGAAGGAGGGCATGGGAATTATCCTGATTTCTGATGAGATCCTCGAAGTCTTATCGAACTGCCATCGCGTTCTGGTCATGGAAAACGGTAAGATCGTGCATGAGCTGACGCCGGACGAGAACTCGGCTTCGGAACTGCTTGAAAAATTCAACCTGGCGTAG
- a CDS encoding dolichol monophosphate mannose synthase, giving the protein MKFGIYFAFWEKEWKVSYEKYIKKVAGLGFDILEISCAPLPGLSDEELYRLRDIAKDHGIILTAGYGPTADQNLSSPDPAIVKNAKAYFTDLLKRLEKMEIRSIGGGLNSYWPVDYSKPIDKKRDWEIGVRNVRDIGKVAADCGVDYCLECLNRFEGYLLNTAAEGVAFCEEVGLPNVKLLLDTFHMNIEEDSFYDAIVTAGARLRRLHTGETNRKVPGKGRMPWREIGDALAKIGFDGDVVMEPFVKQGGTIGSEIKVWRDLSDNADEAKMDADAKNALLFSRYVIGKM; this is encoded by the coding sequence ATGAAATTCGGTATTTATTTTGCGTTTTGGGAAAAGGAATGGAAAGTATCGTACGAGAAATATATTAAGAAGGTAGCGGGCTTGGGGTTCGATATTCTGGAGATCAGCTGCGCCCCGCTTCCGGGTCTCTCGGACGAGGAGCTGTACCGGCTCCGCGACATAGCGAAGGACCATGGTATTATCCTGACGGCGGGGTATGGCCCGACCGCGGACCAGAACCTTTCGTCTCCCGATCCGGCGATTGTCAAAAATGCGAAAGCGTATTTTACCGATCTGCTGAAACGGTTGGAAAAGATGGAAATCCGGTCGATCGGCGGCGGACTGAACAGCTACTGGCCGGTTGATTACTCGAAGCCGATCGATAAAAAGCGCGACTGGGAAATCGGGGTCCGGAACGTTCGCGATATCGGGAAGGTCGCGGCGGACTGCGGCGTCGATTATTGTCTGGAATGCTTGAATCGGTTCGAGGGGTACCTGCTGAATACGGCGGCGGAGGGGGTCGCTTTCTGTGAAGAGGTCGGCCTTCCGAACGTGAAGCTGCTGCTGGATACGTTCCACATGAATATCGAAGAGGATTCGTTTTATGACGCGATCGTCACGGCGGGCGCAAGGCTGCGCCGGCTGCATACGGGCGAGACGAACCGCAAGGTTCCGGGCAAGGGACGGATGCCCTGGCGCGAAATCGGGGACGCTCTGGCGAAGATTGGATTCGACGGCGACGTGGTGATGGAGCCGTTCGTGAAGCAGGGGGGGACGATCGGGAGCGAAATTAAAGTCTGGCGCGATTTGTCGGATAACGCCGACGAGGCGAAGATGGACGCGGACGCGAAAAACGCATTGCTGTTCTCTCGGTACGTGATTGGGAAAATGTAA
- a CDS encoding cold-shock protein, protein MSEKVKGTVKWFNESKGYGFLSQPEGDDIFVHYTAIQGTGFRTLKEGSEVEFVVENGPKGLQASNVTVL, encoded by the coding sequence ATGAGTGAAAAAGTAAAAGGTACAGTCAAGTGGTTCAATGAATCAAAAGGTTACGGTTTCCTTTCCCAGCCCGAAGGCGACGATATTTTCGTCCATTACACCGCGATTCAGGGAACCGGTTTTCGCACGTTGAAGGAAGGCAGCGAAGTTGAATTCGTCGTCGAAAACGGTCCGAAGGGCCTTCAGGCCAGCAACGTCACCGTCCTCTGA
- a CDS encoding cobalt transporter: MSRRVWASGLIRPDPRTKFALILICVIAATIAPSLKYELLVVAAVAVFGALIGKWRSALTGLAAYALIYALTLWTVGNVSGLARGFLMAFFGILHKVYPCGMIAGLVIRTTRVNEFLAAMNRSRVPKKIVIPIAVMLRYLPAIREDWVSIHDAMRLRDVNPSLAGLITRPLLTAQCVYVPLMMAASKAADELAIASLTRGIENPSPRTSLIEIRMGAADIALIGAFAAVLAVAAVWK; encoded by the coding sequence ATGAGCCGGCGGGTCTGGGCGTCAGGGCTGATCCGGCCGGACCCTCGGACGAAGTTCGCCCTGATCCTGATCTGCGTGATCGCCGCGACGATTGCGCCGTCGCTGAAGTATGAGCTGCTGGTCGTGGCCGCGGTCGCGGTCTTCGGCGCGCTGATCGGGAAATGGCGTTCGGCGCTGACGGGGCTGGCAGCTTACGCGTTGATTTACGCGCTGACGCTTTGGACCGTGGGAAACGTGTCGGGGCTTGCGCGCGGATTCCTGATGGCGTTTTTCGGGATCCTTCATAAGGTTTACCCTTGCGGGATGATCGCCGGGCTGGTGATCCGGACGACGAGGGTCAACGAGTTCCTGGCGGCGATGAACCGGTCGCGCGTTCCGAAGAAGATCGTCATTCCGATCGCAGTGATGCTCCGGTACCTGCCGGCGATCCGCGAGGACTGGGTCTCGATTCATGATGCGATGCGGCTGCGCGACGTGAACCCGTCTCTGGCTGGGCTGATAACGAGGCCGCTGCTGACGGCGCAGTGCGTCTATGTTCCGCTTATGATGGCGGCGTCGAAAGCGGCGGACGAGCTGGCGATCGCGTCGCTGACGCGCGGGATCGAAAACCCGTCGCCGCGGACGAGCCTGATCGAGATTCGAATGGGAGCGGCGGATATCGCGCTGATCGGCGCGTTCGCCGCGGTTCTCGCCGTCGCGGCGGTCTGGAAATAA
- a CDS encoding ABC transporter ATP-binding protein: MIEFDNVSFSYPGQREGGLDRINLTVGAGECVLLCGRSGCGKTTLTRLVNGVIPGFYRGEFSGSVRIDGREVFKTPMFELAKRVGSVFQNPRTQFFSVDTDSEIVFGLENEGLARPELRERLERTSRDLQLAPLRGRSIFELSGGEKQKIAFASVYAMNPDVFVLDEPSSNLDLRSIYELRERLRRVKAQGKTILIAEHRLFYLLDLADRIVYLDQGKIRSIFSPSAFRALSAEARAEKGLRAVDLSEEGPAAVPQDTGTGAGEKAALTLRGVGVSFQDRPLLDRINAEVGRGEIVAICGENGAGKTTFSRCLCGLYPLRTGRDDGIFREGRRADERERLKRSFFVMQDVNYELFAESVEAECSFGIRNADAAEVALTLEKIGLASFKDRHPNTLSGGQKQRLAVAVSRISRKELLVFDEPTAGLDYDGMRRVSALIRELAGEGKIVFVVTHDYELICHACTRVFHFQSGTLAADLPVTPGTAAPIRALLGIERGE, translated from the coding sequence ATGATTGAATTTGACAACGTTTCATTTTCTTATCCCGGTCAGCGGGAAGGCGGGCTGGATCGAATTAACCTGACCGTCGGCGCGGGCGAATGCGTTCTGCTCTGCGGAAGGAGCGGCTGCGGGAAGACGACGCTGACGAGGCTCGTTAACGGCGTTATCCCCGGATTCTATCGCGGCGAGTTCAGCGGGAGCGTCCGGATCGACGGGCGCGAGGTTTTTAAGACGCCGATGTTCGAGCTGGCGAAGCGGGTCGGCTCGGTCTTCCAGAATCCGCGGACGCAGTTTTTCAGCGTCGATACCGACAGCGAGATCGTCTTTGGGCTGGAAAACGAAGGGCTCGCGCGGCCGGAACTGCGGGAGCGATTGGAACGGACGAGCCGGGATTTACAGCTCGCCCCCCTTCGCGGGAGAAGTATTTTTGAACTTTCGGGCGGCGAGAAACAGAAAATTGCGTTCGCCTCGGTTTACGCGATGAATCCCGACGTTTTCGTTTTGGACGAACCGTCGTCTAACCTCGATCTCCGTTCGATTTACGAGCTCAGGGAGCGGCTGCGCCGGGTCAAGGCGCAGGGAAAAACGATCCTGATCGCGGAACATCGGCTTTTCTACCTGCTCGATCTGGCGGATCGGATTGTTTATCTCGATCAGGGAAAGATCCGCTCGATTTTCAGCCCGTCCGCTTTTCGCGCGCTTTCGGCGGAGGCCCGGGCGGAAAAAGGACTGCGCGCGGTCGATTTATCCGAGGAGGGCCCCGCCGCGGTTCCGCAGGATACCGGGACGGGAGCAGGCGAAAAAGCGGCGCTGACGCTTCGCGGCGTTGGCGTCTCGTTTCAGGACCGTCCGCTTCTCGATCGGATTAACGCGGAGGTCGGCCGCGGCGAGATCGTCGCGATCTGCGGCGAGAACGGGGCCGGGAAAACGACGTTCTCGCGCTGCCTTTGCGGGCTGTACCCGCTCCGGACGGGACGCGACGATGGTATTTTCCGGGAGGGGCGGCGGGCGGACGAGCGCGAGCGGCTGAAACGCTCGTTTTTCGTGATGCAGGACGTGAATTATGAGCTGTTTGCGGAGAGCGTCGAAGCGGAATGCAGCTTTGGGATCCGGAATGCCGACGCGGCCGAGGTCGCGCTGACGCTGGAGAAGATCGGGCTCGCTTCTTTTAAGGATCGTCACCCGAATACGCTTTCCGGCGGCCAGAAGCAGCGCCTCGCGGTCGCGGTCAGCCGGATCAGCCGCAAAGAGCTTCTCGTCTTCGACGAACCGACCGCCGGGCTGGACTACGACGGCATGCGCCGGGTTTCGGCGCTGATCCGCGAGCTGGCCGGCGAGGGGAAGATCGTTTTCGTCGTGACGCACGATTACGAGCTGATCTGTCATGCCTGCACCCGCGTTTTCCATTTCCAGTCCGGAACGCTGGCCGCCGATCTTCCGGTGACCCCCGGAACCGCGGCCCCGATCCGCGCGCTGCTGGGGATCGAGCGGGGGGAATAA